A single window of Gossypium arboreum isolate Shixiya-1 chromosome 13, ASM2569848v2, whole genome shotgun sequence DNA harbors:
- the LOC108464580 gene encoding pentatricopeptide repeat-containing protein At1g08610-like: protein MGYTVTLHNHSVEICRSHCLQWGLKQPGTGCSSLKCSIVNIPTSNLTCSVNFSSTIHSCLPWKVDNGSEREVVSLVCQGLQRSVCIDKDEFDQDECWGSEDQNVSVKGKFKEQINLKKVPNSLMAALDGRFVRNDEETNNDILQRFCSNGKLNDASRLIEIMARQNQIPHFPSCINLIRGFVKVGELDKASRVLQIMIMSGGIPDNITYNMMVRGLCKRGRMRSAIDLLEDMSLSGCPPDVITYNTIIRSMFDHGIFDQAVGFWKDQLRKGCPPYLITYTILIELVCRHCGIARAMEVLHDMAIEGCYPDIVTYNSLVNLSCKQGKHEDAALVVYSIISHGMEPNAVTYNTLIHSLCNHGYWNEVDEILVIMKETLHPPTVVTYNILINGLCKYGLLDRAIKFFDQMVSQNCSPDIVTYNTLLGALSKEGMAEEALQLLQFLSGSSCSPGLITYNTVIDGFTRTGDMEKAMELYNRMSEEGISPDDITHRCLVWGFCRSNQVERAVGILKVMAEQKHRVGASGYKVVIHGLCKDGKVDLAIQVLEMMVSSRSKPDDTIYSTVIKGIADAGMKEEANKLHQKLREWNVSREGKQLS, encoded by the coding sequence ATGGGATACACAGTTACTCTTCACAACCATTCGGTTGAGATTTGCCGTTCTCATTGTTTGCAGTGGGGTTTGAAACAACCTGGAACAGGTTGTAGCTCTCTGAAGTGCTCGATTGTAAACATACCTACTTCTAATTTAACATGTTCGGTCAATTTTAGTAGCACAATTCACTCTTGCTTGCCGTGGAAGGTCGATAATGGTTCAGAAAGAGAGGTGGTATCGTTAGTGTGCCAAGGACTGCAGAGAAGTGTTTGTATTGACAAAGATGAATTTGATCAGGATGAATGCTGGGGTTCAGAAGATCAGAATGTGAGTGTTAAGGGAAAATTCAAAGAGCAAATAAATTTGAAAAAGGTTCCGAATTCTTTGATGGCTGCTTTAGATGGACGTTTTGTTAGAAATGATGAGGAAACAAACAATGATATTCTTCAACGGTTCTGTAGCAATGGAAAACTAAATGATGCATCACGGTTGATAGAAATTATGGCACGTCAGAATCAAATTCCACATTTCCCTTCTTGCATAAACTTAATAAGGGGCTTTGTAAAAGTAGGCGAACTCGATAAAGCCAGCAGAGTTCTTCAGATTATGATAATGTCTGGTGGGATCCCTGATAATATTACGTATAATATGATGGTTCGTGGTCTTTGTAAGAGAGGACGGATGCGATCTGCTATTGACCTTTTGGAAGACATGAGCTTGAGTGGTTGCCCACCGGATGTGATTACGTACAATACAATAATACGCAGCATGTTTGATCATGGTATTTTTGATCAGGCCGTTGGGTTTTGGAAGGATCAATTGAGGAAGGGATGTCCCCCATATCTAATCACCTATACCATTCTCATTGAGCTAGTCTGCAGGCATTGTGGAATTGCTCGGGCAATGGAAGTATTGCATGATATGGCAATAGAAGGTTGCTATCCCGACATCGTTACTTACAATTCACTGGTTAATTTATCTTGTAAACAGGGAAAACACGAGGATGCTGCTTTAGTCGTTTACAGTATTATATCTCATGGCATGGAGCCGAATGCCGTAACATACAATACCCTTATCCATTCTCTCTGTAATCACGGTTATTGGAATGAAGTTGATGAGATACTTGTAATCATGAAGGAAACTTTGCATCCTCCAACCGTGGTTACTTACAATATATTGATCAATGGTTTGTGTAAATATGGACTTTTGGACCGTGCCATCAAATTCTTCGATCAAATGGTTTCTCAAAACTGTTCCCCGGACATTGTTACTTACAATACGCTGCTTGGCGCTCTTTCTAAAGAAGGAATGGCAGAAGAGGCTCTTCAATTACTTCAATTTTTAAGTGGGAGCAGCTGTTCCCCAGGTTTGATAACTTATAACACTGTGATCGACGGATTTACTAGAACTGGTGATATGGAGAAAGCAATGGAATTATATAATCGGATGTCAGAGGAAGGGATCAGTCCTGACGACATAACTCATCGTTGCTTAGTTTGGGGATTTTGCAGGTCCAATCAAGTAGAGAGAGCTGTAGGGATACTGAAGGTGATGGCGGAGCAGAAACACAGGGTCGGAGCTAGTGGTTATAAAGTGGTGATACATGGGTTGTGTAAAGACGGTAAGGTAGATTTGGCGATACAAGTGCTGGAAATGATGGTCTCGAGTCGGAGTAAACCCGACGATACGATTTATTCGACTGTAATCAAAGGTATAGCAGATGCTGGAATGAAAGAAGAAGCTAACAAGCTGCATCAAAAGTTGAGGGAATGGAATGTTTCCAGAGAAGGGAAACAATTGAGTTAA